The Streptomyces sp. NBC_01439 genome contains the following window.
GGAAGGCACCCTCTCGGGCGAGGCGGGCGTAGCCGCGGACCCCGGGCAGCGGGGTGGTCAGCCGGTCCACGAACGAGCGCGGCCAGCGGCGGTGTTCGCCGAGCGGGCGCGGCGCGGACGCACGCTCCGGTACCGCGGGGGCGAGGTCGGGTGCGGAGTCGGCTGAAGGGGCCGGGGCAGCAGCGGGGGCGGGGGCGGGGGAAGTAGCCGGGGCGGGGGCGGCGGTGTCCGTCCGGTCCCTCATCAGGAAGTCTCCGTTCACCGGGGTCGGGTGGTCAGGCCAGCCCGGCCAGGACTGATCCGAGGAGTTCGAGGGAGTCGCGCACGTGCGGGAGCCCGAGCGGATCGCGGGCGGTGAGCGTGGCCAGCCGCTCCTGCGGGGTGGCGCCCAGCAGCGGCCCGGTGGACAACCGCACGCGCAGCGCACCCAGTTCGTCGGCGAACCGCTGCCCGCCCGGCGTGGGCGCGCCGAGCCGGCCGCCGAGCCAGTCCTCCAGTTCCATCGCGTCGCCGACCCCGTGCCGGGCGAGTCCGGCGCGCAACGGGGTGAGGTCGGCGTACAGGTGCCGGCCGGCCTGCGGGGGCCGGGCCAGTGCCCCGGCCTCCGACAACCGGCGGTGAGCGGCGGCGGCCACCACCCCGTGCAGGGCGGCTGCGGCGTACGCGCGCCCGGCGACGGCGTCGGGTTCGTCGAGGGCGTGCGCGGCGGCCGCCGCGACCGGTCCGGCGACCATCGCCCCGGTGGCGGTCAGGACGTCGAGGGTACGGGCGCGCAGCCAGGTCCCGCGCGGGGTGTCGGGGAAGCGGACGACGGCGGCGGGCCAGCCGGCCGGCAACAACGCACCGGCCAGGTCGACGAGGACGGCCGCCCGTTCGGGGAGCATCTCGGCGGGGCTCAGGACCAGGGTGTCGTGGGGCCGGTGGACGGTGTCGCGCCAGCTCTCGTCGCTGACGACGAAGAGTCCGGCGGAATCGGCGGCCTCGCAGGCCTCGCGCAGCAGCTCGGGCGGCGGCACGGTCGCGGTGGGGTCGTCGGCGACCGACAGCAGCAGCACGCGCGGGTCGCCGCCCTCGGCGCGCACCCGCCGGACGGTCTCCAGCAGGGCGTAGGGGTCGGGTACTCCGCCGCACTCGGCCGGGGTCGGCACGTGGTAGGCCCGCCGTCCCAGCAGTCGGACCTGCGGGGTCCACCAGGCGGGACAGGGGCGGGGCAGCATCACGTCCCCGCCGTACGCCCCGAGCAGGGCCAGGAGCAGTGCGGGGGCTCCGGGGCCCGCGGCCACGCTCTCGGGTGAAGTGGCGAGCCCGCGCCGCCCCCAGTGCCGGCAGGCGGCCTCCCGTACGGCCTCGCCGCCGCCCGGAGGCTCGGGGGCGGCGCGTCCGGCGGCCGCGGCGAGGACGGAGACCAGCTCGGGGAGCACGGGCAGGCCGGGCTGGGGGGCCGGCGGGCCGTACCGGACCGGGCCTCGGCCCTCCGCCGCCGTGCGCTGCATCCCCGCCACCGCCCTCCGCCTTCCGCGCTCGCCCTGCCACGCCCGTCACGCCCGCCACGCCACCGGCCGAGCTCGCGACGCCCCGCCAGACCTGACCTTTATACGATTATTTAAGGCCTTATGCCTGTTATGAAGGATTCCCACCCCTCACACCTCGGCGCCCGTGCGTCAGCCCTCGCGACCCACCATCGCCAGGAGCCTGGCCTGCGCGTCCGCGCCCGCCGGGACCTCCACCGGCGCGGCGTACGCGCCACTGGCCGCGAGCCCGTCGGCGTACGGCATGATCTCCTTGATCGAGAACTCAACGAGGCCGTCGGGCAGCCGGTCCCCGGCCCCGATGCCCCGGGCGAGGTCCCAGGCGTGCACGACGCAGTCGGCGGTCAGCTCCGAGCAGTACGCCGATCCGAGCGCGGGCCCGTACGACAGGCGCACGGTCCGGTCCAACGCGCCGGACGCCGCGAAGGCGGCGTGCGCGGCGGCCGAGGCCCGGTCCCAGGCCGCGACCGGGTCGTCGCCCAGCACGTCGCCGGAGAACCGGTCCGCCAACTCCTCGACGGTCCGACCCTCGGTGACCAGCGGCGGGATCCAGAGCTGCTCCGCGGTAACGTGGTTGACCAGCTCCCGCACGTTCCATTCCGTGCACGGGGTCGGCTCCCCCCACTGGTCGCCGCGGACGTCACGCACCCGTTCACCGAAGAGCCTCAGCGCCTCGGCGTGCCGTTCGAGCAGCGCGTCCGTCATGACCCTCACCGCCCTCCGCCCTGCGAATGTCCCCCTGCAGCCACTCTCCTCGCACCCGCATCGCCCTGCCACCGCCCCACCCCCTCCCCTTGGCACGCAAGACATCTGTCCATATGTCAAAACGCCAATCTCGAATGACGAACTGATCGTCTACGGTGGGAGCAACGCTTCGACGGGGAAACGAGGAGGGGTCCGACCATGAACGCCGCCAGGGAAGCCGCAGCCGAGGAGACCGCCGTCTACACGCACGGCCACCACGAGTCGGTGCTGCGCTCGCACCGCTGGCGCACCGCCGAGAACTCCGCCGCGTACCTGATCGGCGAGCTGCGCGCCGGGATGCGGGTGCTGGACGTCGGCTGCGGCCCGGGCACGATCACCGCGGACCTGGCGGAGCTGGTCGCGCCGGGCGGCCACGTCACCGCCGTCGACGCCGCCGAGGACGTCCTGGTGCAGGCCAGCGCGTTCGCCGAGGAGCGCGGCCTGGGCGACGCCGTGTCCTTCGCCACCGCGGACGTCCACGCGCTGGACTTCCCGGACGACTCCTTCGACGTGGTCCACGCCCACCAGGTGCTGCAGCACGTGGGCGATCCGGTCCGGGCGCTGCGCGAGATGCGGCGGGTGTGTCGACCGGGCGGGATCGTGGCCGCGCGCGACGCCGACTACGCGGC
Protein-coding sequences here:
- a CDS encoding TIGR03086 family metal-binding protein; amino-acid sequence: MTDALLERHAEALRLFGERVRDVRGDQWGEPTPCTEWNVRELVNHVTAEQLWIPPLVTEGRTVEELADRFSGDVLGDDPVAAWDRASAAAHAAFAASGALDRTVRLSYGPALGSAYCSELTADCVVHAWDLARGIGAGDRLPDGLVEFSIKEIMPYADGLAASGAYAAPVEVPAGADAQARLLAMVGREG
- a CDS encoding aminotransferase class I/II-fold pyridoxal phosphate-dependent enzyme encodes the protein MQRTAAEGRGPVRYGPPAPQPGLPVLPELVSVLAAAAGRAAPEPPGGGEAVREAACRHWGRRGLATSPESVAAGPGAPALLLALLGAYGGDVMLPRPCPAWWTPQVRLLGRRAYHVPTPAECGGVPDPYALLETVRRVRAEGGDPRVLLLSVADDPTATVPPPELLREACEAADSAGLFVVSDESWRDTVHRPHDTLVLSPAEMLPERAAVLVDLAGALLPAGWPAAVVRFPDTPRGTWLRARTLDVLTATGAMVAGPVAAAAAHALDEPDAVAGRAYAAAALHGVVAAAAHRRLSEAGALARPPQAGRHLYADLTPLRAGLARHGVGDAMELEDWLGGRLGAPTPGGQRFADELGALRVRLSTGPLLGATPQERLATLTARDPLGLPHVRDSLELLGSVLAGLA
- a CDS encoding methyltransferase domain-containing protein, whose translation is MNAAREAAAEETAVYTHGHHESVLRSHRWRTAENSAAYLIGELRAGMRVLDVGCGPGTITADLAELVAPGGHVTAVDAAEDVLVQASAFAEERGLGDAVSFATADVHALDFPDDSFDVVHAHQVLQHVGDPVRALREMRRVCRPGGIVAARDADYAAMTWYPAAPGLDDWLGLYRRVARANGGEPDAGRHLRAWARRAGFTDVTSSATAWCFATPEETAWWSALWADRTQASTYAAVTTRGGHATAADLAAVADAWHAWGADPDAWFSVLNAEVLCRV